AGCCAccaaaaaaggaaaaaaaagaacCTGCTCAACCAGCTGAAGAAAGTCAAGATATCAATGGGGAAACTAAGCAACCACAAGAAATGGAAATTGATTAAactgatttttttatatataatttaataaagtatgtaccgttattaaaacttagttttttttttttaatttctataatgaaacattttatgacatattttattgtataatataacatgtagaaaaaattagataacgattattatttacaagAAAGAATATCTTAGAGATTAAAACTGATTTGCGCCAAAAGGCTGTTAAAACCAAAATTGGTCTTGAATTTTGTTTCGTTGTAGAAAAAAGATAATGCACTGAGGGATGAATTGATATAATCGTTCGAATCTTtgtcatttatattttctgtttgcatattaaaattaattgcaCATATATGTTGTTTAAAGACGTCCAATTTAACTTCTATATCTTTGTTCGGGGAAGTAACAATctgatatttatatttagaatCACTACTTAAGAAAAGTACATAAGCAGTAATTGATGTGGCGTCAAAAATAAGTGTTGCTTCATCAGTAACGTTATTCTGAATGTAACTTACAAAATCTTCATTATTAACGAAATGCTTCATCCGACATTGATCTATTTGattatctaataatataCCAACAAACCCATAATCTACTTTTGCATATTTTTTACCCATAATATCATCAAACAAATTTGTACCTTTTGTAGCATATCTAATTTTATCCGCGATTTTTGTAAATGGTTGAGTTAGAATGTGAACATTTTTTTCAGGACCTCCAATTTTTGGTTGAATTGAACTAACTTTCACAACTAAACATTTTAAGGCAACATACCAACGATGGTAATCTTCTTTCTCAAGGATATAGTTTAGTGTTTTTCCAAATAAATAACAAGATTCGATAGGTGTTAACATTGAAAATGACCACAAAATGTAAATACATTCTCTGTACCCAAttgatatatattctttCTTGATTTCTCTTGATATCTCTGGATCAGGACTGGGCGTAGTCTCTGgagtattattaaaagatgtaTCTTGGTAAACTGAACCAtctttaaaagaaattaatggCTTTTGTTGGCTTTGTTCTTTGTAACATTTAGTACACCTATATTTTGAAACAGTCTCTCCAGGTCTTCTTTTATCTTTTGTGATTTTTGTTGTTACACTTCCTTCACAAAAGGGAGACCTTTCATTAAACCCAAGATCTTTGCAAACTCCccaaaatttgtttttaaagaTTCTGGATGTAACTGGAGTTTTAAGTGAAGAAACATTAACACTATTTGTTGATTCATTTAATACTTTTgatgataataatgaatCAGGTGTATTATTTATCTCAACTCTTACACGTCTTCTTACAGCTTTTGCAATCTGTCTTATTTTTTTCTCaatctttatattttctcTTAAAACTTCAATAGCTTTTGAGTAAGGACAACTTTTGACATATTGTTCAGCAATTTCCTCACTTGAAAGAAGTATACCAATTCCAAGAAGATCATTCTGTAGCTTTTCACATCCAAGATCCACCTTATCTTTGATTTCATCGAAGACCAATTCTCTGTCAGGTGAAGTGGAACATTCTGAGTGTGATGAAGATGCTGGTGCTGATGAACTCGAAGCAACAATAGTATCAGGAGTTAATGATGGAGTCAATGAAACTCCGACTGGCATACTCCAAACATCCATTTTAAATGAagaataaatatgataataaaataatattaaataatggtagaaaaaaaaatcgacaaattaaataatacttaGTACTGTTGATAAAATTGGAGCTtgaaattttactttatcaGAAGTCAAAAGGAAATGTTAATGTTTTGACGATTAGTAATTAGTAAGCAAATACTCTGTCATAAAAAAACATCCAATGTGATAAAATGTATGTATGtgtatagaaaaaaaaaaactttactTATATAGGTAATGACAACAAATGAAATCTTAGAAGTGACACAATAGTATAGCTATAGTACCAAACGTTTTGGCATTATATTTACGTTTTATTGTACACATGAAATGTTTTATGTACCTTTGTTTGATAAAATGTTGATGGAATATTTCTTAAAGGTAGGAAATAAAGCACACATTTGTCAAACTTGATGAAGATGGCGCTGACATAGGTCATCAAGCTCCTTAccaataaatgataatgttGCTAATTGATAGTAATTAGgcattaatttaatatttgcaATAACTTCATCCAACAATAAGCTTGTTATTAACCCAGAAGTACGAGTTTGTGAGAGGAGTGTTACATGAACatgtaaatgataataaGTTGGTTGATAGTGAAAGTACATAGTAAATTCATTCCTttctaaattatatttttctttaagtGTAATACTAACTTTATCACGAATATTTTCTAACAATGGTAAATGAGATTCATTAAGATCACGAACAGACTTTATGCCTTTTTTTTGAACTAATACTTGAAGATACATATTTGAAGTTGTCTTTCTATCCCATTTTAAATCAGCTAACAATAAAAAACCTGTATCAGGATCagaatctttaaaaataagtgaTTCTTTTTCACaatctttttcaaaaatgttttttatccAGGTAACCTCACTAACATTATTCTCTAGTAAATATGGTAatgttatctttttataactttCTCCTGTCTCCCTGATTAAATACTCTTTCTGTTCACTGTACTTAATAATAAGTTTTTCCGTGCATGGGTAAATAAAAGTGCACTTGTtctctaaaaaaaaatggatatgtttatttattttaaataaattataaaaatttactattaAATGGTTGATCTAAAGTCAAAGAATAATTTccaaaaatatcattttcatcAATGTATTCCAATGAACATGTCTTAATCCATTCATTTATTGTTTCAATATCAAAtggttttttatttataagtaGTATAGCATGATTCTTTGTCTCCTTATTTTCAAACAATAAACATATTGACtaaacaaattaaattatgttaattttttgatataactTTTGACAAACCTTAAAATCTGGATTTGAACTTAAAATtctaacaaaattaaaatcagAAAGTGATGGAACTTGTTTGGAATTttccattttttaaaaacagtaaattatataatctACTTCTTTTAACTTATTCAAAGCATCTTACCACCTCATTTTCGTGTAAAgagaacttttttttattacaatgtTCATTAACTGTATATAAAGTATAGAAGTTAAATACATTATTACTGTATGTTAACTAACAATAAATTACATTTCTACAGAAACAAAGTAAATTGAATGTTAtgtttgtatataaaaaatgaataaatttttaaaacaaaataaatagtttaaCTTTGATGTTTTTTAAACATCGGAAATAACGTAAAATAGGAAGATATTAAAGAAGTATTGTCAGGAACCGGAAGAATTTTATCATGCATGCATAAAATGTAGAAGAATAGAACTTTAACTGAATAATGGATGCTTAAAAATGaactttttctaataataatgtacattgttgataaattgaaaataattattatattatttgttaattagGCATTTGAAATTTCTAAAgataataacaattattaagattttttttgttgcaaatgatataaagtatatattaatatcaattGACTCTTTATTGGAATACTTATGacaaatcatttttaatattcaaaaaacaaaaaattattggaatgtaaaatttttttggtatattatattgtagttattatttctaaaatgaGCTATTGTACTGTTCCTATTAAACCAAGACTAAAACTTTGGGAacatgaaataaaaaatatcattatttatcctcatttaaaaagaattttatcaattgcTTCAACATTAGATTATGAAAATGATTGGTTATCATTAGAAAAAAAGGGAATAGATAAAATTGAAGCTGgtaatgaattttttgaCAAATTTGTTCTCACCAAAAGTCTTTGTTTTTTGGAAATTGCTACAACAATTATatgtaagtttaaaaaaaaaatttttttataatcattctT
This Strongyloides ratti genome assembly S_ratti_ED321, chromosome : 2 DNA region includes the following protein-coding sequences:
- a CDS encoding m7GpppX diphosphatase, with the translated sequence MENSKQVPSLSDFNFVRILSSNPDFKSICLLFENKETKNHAILLINKKPFDIETINEWIKTCSLEYIDENDIFGNYSLTLDQPFNKNKCTFIYPCTEKLIIKYSEQKEYLIRETGESYKKITLPYLLENNVSEVTWIKNIFEKDCEKESLIFKDSDPDTGFLLLADLKWDRKTTSNMYLQVLVQKKGIKSVRDLNESHLPLLENIRDKVSITLKEKYNLERNEFTMYFHYQPTYYHLHVHVTLLSQTRTSGLITSLLLDEVIANIKLMPNYYQLATLSFIGKELDDLCQRHLHQV